The proteins below come from a single Metarhizium brunneum chromosome 1, complete sequence genomic window:
- the BVM gene encoding Baeyer-Villiger monooxygenase, with translation MASRSQLANPLLNPLLFVYQIIQWLINYALSPSPPRADAELSRPKIAVVGAGITGITAAAHCVGHGFDVTIFEAGPEEQLGGIWSRVNDTSALQIHSVMYRFHPSVKWERGYPDRKQIVHEAKKLWRRYHLQNKTRFDFRVDKAYQDDKARWIINNPSNGRFDGLVAAVGTCGDIKMPNLPGLGSFKGDVYHSSQLTGKNAKGKKLAVIGGGASAIEALEFAARADAAKVTIISRSEKWIIPRNIVVDTLLSFNILGQETVLSFIPEFLLRKLFYRDLEDIAPARGNGLFMDTPMVNSDIMAKLRDGKAAWVRGDIEAVVERGVRVNRRARGVPKGGPGHDEVVDADIIVMATGFKRPSLSFLPDDCFADPYPPPDWYLQTFPPPHPSVSAINCTYVSAIGSVGNWHIGIYTRILLMFLVDPLARPSPFWMRRWIDMTRLLKRSSPTGAFDFFTYLELVWWFVFCVAINPFRWKWAVFVFLGVGIDLPKAFVERERRLLNGVEGYENRDAGRSF, from the exons atggcGTCCAGGTCGCAGCTTGCCAACCCGCTGCTCAAccccctcctcttcgtctACCAAATCATCCAATGGCTCATCAACTACGCGCTGTCGCCCAGCCCGCCCCGGGCCGATGCTGAGCTGTCCCGGCCCAAGATTGCCGTTGTGGGCGCCGGCATCACGGGCATCACGGCCGCCGCCCACTGTGTCGGCCACGGCTTCGACGTGACTATTTTCGAAGCCGGGCCCGAGGAGCAGCTGGGCGGGATCTGGAGC AGAGTCAACGACACCTCGGCCCTCCAAATCCACTCCGTCATGTACAGATTCCACCCCTCGGTCAAGTGGGAGCGCGGATATCCCGACCGCAAGCAAATCGTccacgaggccaagaagctctgGCGCAGGTACCACCTCCAGAACAAGACCAGGTTCGACTTCCGGGTCGACAAGGCGTACCAGGACGACAAGGCCCGCTGGATCATCAACAACCCGTCCAACGGCCGCTTCGACGGGCtggtcgccgccgtcggcaccTGCGGCGACATCAAGATGCCCAACCTGCCCGGGCTGGGCTCGTTCAAGGGCGACGTCTACCACTCCAGCCAGCTGACGGGCAAGaacgccaagggcaagaagctcgCCGTCATCGGGGGCGGCGCGTCGGCCATCGAGGCGCTCGAGTTCGCCGCCAgggccgacgccgccaaggtGACCATCATCTCGCGCTCCGAGAAATGGATCATCCCGCGCAACATTGTCGTCGACACGCTGCTGTCCTTCAACATCCTCGGCCAGGAGACGGTGCTCTCCTTCATCCCCGAGTTCCTGCTGCGCAAGCTCTTCTACCGCGACCTCGAGGACATTGCGCCCGCGCGCGGCAACGGCCTCTTCATGGACACGCCCATGGTCAACTCGgacatcatggccaagctgCGCGACGGCAAGGCCGCCTGGGTCCGCGGCGACatcgaggccgtcgtcgagcgcGGCGTGCGCGTGAACCGGCGCGCCAGGGGCGTCCCCAAGGGCGGCCCGGGCCACGACGAggtcgtcgacgccgacatCATCGTCATGGCCACGGGCTTCAAGCGCCCGTCGCTGTCCTTCTTGCCCGACGACTGCTTCGCCGACCCCTATCCGCCGCCCGACTGGTATCTGCAGACCTTCCCGCCGCCGCACCCGTCCGTGTCCGCCATCAACTGCACCTACGTCTCGGCCATTGGCTCCGTCGGCAACTGGCACATTGGCATCTACACGCGCATCCTGCTCATGTTCCTCGTCGACCCGCTCGCCCGGCCCAGCCCCTTTTGGATGCGCCGCTGGATCGACATGACGCGCCTGCTCAAGCGCTCCAGCCCGACCGGCGCctttgacttcttcaccTACCTCGAGCTGGTGTGGTGGTTCGTCTTTTGCGTCGCCATCAACCCCTTCCGCTGGAAGTGGGCCGTCTTTGTGttcctcggcgtcggcatcgacTTGCCCAAGGCCTTTGTCGAGAGGGAGCGGCGGCTGCTGAACGGCGTCGAGGGCTACGAGAACAGGGATGCTGGGAGGAGTTTCTAA